The genomic interval ATGGAAGAAATCTGTTGATTACGGAAAGAGATGGAATGTCGAGATATACTTCTCAGGCCTGAAGAGAACCATGGGAGAAATAATCAAAGCCATAAGACCCGATTACATTGCACAGGAGATTGCCTTGAAGGTTCAGTATTACAACATTCTCAGGGAGATGATATATGCCTATTGAATTACGCAACACACTTCTTAATTACATATAATTTATATAGTATCAACGATGACAGCCACGGAGAGTCTGAACCTGTTGCACATATACTGGAAGAGACTTCATGTTTATACACATCACGGCGGGCAATGGCATGCTGTGATTCAAAACAAGCTGTACAGTTATGATAAGAAAGAGCTAAAGGGCAAATTACTAGCTAAGCACCAGAATACCTTGAGTAGCTACATTTGCGTGAAGAATGTTCTAACTATAGGAAACAACTTCTCAGAGCATGGAATTGCTGCCATGGCAGAATTGCTTAAATCGGATCTCAACGCGTCAAAAAACGTAATGAAAAAAGCAATTCTTGAAGCCCTCTTGAACGAAATGGAAAGTATAAAGTTATACACAAGAAGTTTGAGCTTCGGACTGATGATAACTTCCAAAGGTGAATGTTAACATGGTTAACGAAAACCGTAAAATCACGCATAAAAATCTAGACAGTATAGATAAAAACAAAATCAAAATTTTACAATTATCTCACGGCAAAATCATTCCAGAATACACTAGTGCGTACTCAATGAGGTGCTACAGCATATTCAAGAATGTTAAAGATAGAAAGATTTTTTCTGTTGCTGGGACAGTGTTCAAGGATCGCCGTACTGATTTTGTATTCCAATTTAGGTCCATAATCCTAACTGGATTGTCAATACTGAAAGGGAATAGATCATTAGAGATACTTATCGCCAGGTCCAGATTTTTACGAAAAAAATTTATTAAGTCTTCAAAAAAAGAAATTGCAGAGTCGAATGTGGTAGTGTTTGAAGGACCCTGGCATTTTAAGACGTTTGAAAACGACCTTAAAGGGAAAGTCGTCATTTACGATGCTCATAACGTAGAATCCAGACTGCGTGAAAAAAACATTTTCTACGATGAGGTTAAAGAATTAGAACTAGCAATTTCTGCTGTGGCAGATGCTATTTTTTGCGTTACCAATGATGACTTAAATGACTTTCTGAAAATTTATTCAGTCCAAAGAGAGAAGTTATTTCTTGTCCCACATTTCCAGATTAACGTTGGTAAAACATGGAATGGCTCTGAAAGCGACAGTGTCGTTTTTATTGGATCCGTTTATTCCCCGAACATAGATGCCGTAAATTCAATAAAAAAGATGGCTATCAAGATTCCTGAAGTAAAGTTCTATATTTTAGGAAATTTTCCTTTTCCATTTCGAAGGGATTCTCCAAAAAATGTGATATTTACTGGAATCGTAAGTGACAACCAAAAAGAGGATCTAATGTGTAACTCTTTTGCTGCTCTTAACCCGGTCACTGAAGGAAGCGGCAGAAATCTAAAAATGATTGATTATATGGCGCACGGAATCCCAATAATTTCTACAACCGTTGGGTGCAGAGGATTAGGTGGATACAATATCGAAAATATAATAGATGTATGTGAAGTGGACGGTTTCATTGATATGATTCTGAATTTAAAGAAAAATAAAGAAAGAATGATGGAAGAATCCAGGACCTTGATAGAACTCTACGATGATCTGAAAAAGCAGGAAGGCTCTTCAGACCCAGAAGAAATTACAAGAAATCTGCTTATAGAAAAGACTAAAAATAAATTACGATAGTTTCTAATAACGCGGACGTGAGAGCGTAACAAACCTTCGTGCCTCGATTTGCCTAAAAGTGGCGAACAAATCATTGAAATGCATTTTGATCTCACAAATCTACCAGAGAAGTTATGGCACTTCTCCTCAGCATAGAGATAATAAAAGGCAGATTCAATCATGAAACCATTTTGCTAAATATGCAATGATCCTTTCTCTGAGTAAAATAAATATCCATAAAGAAGAGTAGCAACAGAATATTATGCATGCGATCATTATCTAACCTATGGATATTTCATTAGAAGAATACATCAGGGAAGGGTTGGCTGCCAGAAGCGCTGTCGATTTGAATAAAATAAAATTGTTGGCAAATAGGATTTACGAATCTTTTGGGGAAGGTGGAAAGATAATAGCGTTTGGCAACGGTGGATCTGCTGCAGATGCACAGCACTTTGTTGCTGAACTTGATGGTCATTTTTCTGTAGAAAGAAAAGCATTTCCGGCCATTGCATTGACCACAAATACGTCGTCGATAACAGCGATTGGAAATGACTATTCTTTCGATGACATATTCTCAAGACCTGTTGAGGCTCTTACCAATAAAAATGACGTTGTATTCGGTATATCCACTTCTGGAAATTCAAAGAATGTTATAAATGGAATACTATCTGCAAAAGCAAAAGGTGCATACACAGTCGGGTTAACTGGAAAAAAAGGAGGAAAGATGAGGGACTTAGTTAACGAACTTTTTTCTGTGCAATCCGATCTGACACCGATAATTCAGGAAGTACATATAGCAATTATACATATGATTTGCCTAGAGATTGATAATAAAATGGTTAAAGAAAAAGTGTGATCACCTTACCGTATGACAAGGATAATACGAGTTTTTGAACGTGTTAACCGCACTGGAATTTTCAATTTAAATTTTGAATACGTGATTCCAAAAAATAACTCGCTGCGACACGTTTTGTCTGGGTAAAAATATTGCTAACAGTGCTATTATAACGGCCCTGCTCCTGAATTGTATCACTTCTGTTGAAATCTTACTTGCAATTCACCAGATTATCATAGGCAGATCTGTTCCCTTTCCAATCAAAAACACGTACCTGAGGTTTATAAGATTGTAGAAAAATATCTGACTGCAAATTTCTAAGGTTCTTCTTTCTTTTGAGCACGGGCCTTCTGCGAAAGTCTATTAACATAATTGGAAGTGCTCCTATCTCTTGATTCCTTATTGACCTTCATCATGTAGAAAACATCAAAAAGGTATTGAAAAACAAATTTGAATCTTTTGTCAACAATTTTCGAATGCCCGTTCTCTCTTTCTACAAAGCAGTAAGGAACTTCAGAAATTACAAGTTCCCTGTACCTCGCAATCAGGTAAGGTAGAAGTTTAATCTTCACTAAAGATTTTCCTCTCAAATCTGAGACGTATTTCCTTCGTACTATAAAGAACCCTGAAAGTGGATCTTTCACTTTTATAGTGATTGGAAGAGCAACGTGACAAATGAATGTAGCTGTACGACTAATTAACCCCCTCAAAGGAAGCCTAACAGACTTACCGCCGTTGTATCTAGAAGCTATGGCCAAGTCCCGTCCTCTGGAATTTATAATCAAATTTGGAATAATATCTACTGGATGTTGTAAATCACCATCCATCATTATTACCTTTTCACCCTTTGCGACACTGGCACCATCTATCTGGGCACTAAGAAGACCCATTTTTCTGTTTCGCTCTAACAGAATAATGGATAAATCTAAAATCTCATTTGCGAGCTTTTCTACAACCTGCTGCGTACCGTCTGTGCTCTTGTCGTCAACAATGACTATTTCTGTTATTCCTAATGTCGGATTCCCCCTTGCTATACTAACTAAGTTTTCCACTATTTTTGGGATATTATCTACTTCGTTAATAGTCGGGATAATGATACTTACTGTTCTATTTTCCATTGTGCTTCGCTTCTTATTCTACTTGTTGATGAAAATCTAACTATTTCAATGTTGTGTTAAATTCTACTAGAAAATAAGTAATTACCAGAATATTTACACTTATAAGTATTACATTTTCATAGCCAAAAAAAGAGATGCATCTCATAGAGAGAAAAATGACTTAAAATGACATGAAGAGAGGGATTAAGGATGGCTCTGAGAAAATGTCAACCAGCCTGATATTAGCAAAAAGTTGAATGCTCAAATTCATGAATAAAAAATGCAGGTAATAAACTATAATCATTATTTCATTGTGAAAACTATAGCACCGACGTCCCCGTAAGAACTATAGTTTATGTTTATAGCACCGACGCTTATATCACCGGCAGCAAAATTTTCAAGTGCAGTTTTGTTTAATGACAAAGAGAAGTGAAAGGTAGCGCTCCCCCCGCTTAATGAGATGCCCGTTACATTTATAGGTTGATAAAGCGCGTAAGTTATATTCTGATAAGTATATGTCGTTGCTAGCGTAGTTGCAAGCGTTGTATTCTTAACTGTGGCATTAACTTTCGAGAATATGTTGGCAAACGTACTATTGAATTTTGACATGTTGATAACATAACCAGGCCTTATAGATATATTCAACGGACCGGAACTCACACTTGAGACAAGGGTAACAGTGAAATACGCAGTTGAGGAAGAGTTATCAACCGTTGTCATAAATGTTGCATTTGCGGCATCAAAGGTCCCTGAAAAGCTGGAGTTCGACGACGCACTTATCCCAGTTATGGTTATACCACTGGCTTTAGCTGGAAATACATGATTCCAGCTGAATACGCCGCCAAGCAATATTAAGGTAACGATTATAAAAGCTACCCATCCCTTTAAACTAGAAGGCATTAATCAATCACCTCTTTTTGACGAACCTCACGATTTTTCAGTAAGTCTGAATATCTGTTCTTAATGTAGCGAAGATGCTCATCGTCGATTACTTCACGTATGTGTCTTAATCTCGATTTTCTAGTTTGCACCATTATACGGGAACTGATCCTGTTTATTAATTCCACAGAGTCGCCGAGAAAATTCTCCCTTGCAACTACTGCATCAACATTTAAATTTTCTTTCGCTATGCCAACTATGCTGAATTTATATTTCTGGGAAGTTATTGAACCACCCATGATGAATTCATAATCGTTGTTAAAACCTACCTCATTATTAGTAGTAGAGATCATATAATCAGTAAGGAGAGAAATTTCATATCCGCTATTCTTACACGGACCGTTTAAAAGTGAAAATACTGGCTTATCAAATGAAGCCAAGGAAAGAGAGAGAGTCCTCACAGATTCCAGCAGATTCAATGTCTCAGAATCATCTGCTTCTATCGAATTAACGAAATAATTGTTCTGACCAGTAAAAGCAACTGCTTTCACTTCGCTATCTAGAGAAGCCGATGTGAGTGCCAAAATAATTTCATCAATGGTGTTACGCGTCATGTTAAAATTTTTATTTGTCTTTATGACTATCACACCTAAATTATTCTCCCTCCAGAAGGAAATTCCGCTGAAACCATCTACATTCACATTATTCATTGTAAAACGCCGCCCTATAAATTCTGACTATAATAGCTGCAATTATCATGAGGAACCCCATGCCTATGCCGAATTGCGCGTTTCCTACTATACCAACAATCGGTACTTGAAAAGTAAAGTATGCAATTACAATCGAACTGACTAACAGCAGACCGGATATAACCATTGCCAGATCCTTGTTCATACGATATTGATTGCGAGAAACCTTTTTCGGTGGTTCATCAAAGTGTTCAGATATCCTGGCCGATCTTGACGTGCCTACTGCTCCGAACATCATTACTCCTCCTGATGCAAGAGTAGCGAAAACGTTCATTCCTGAAGGATCCGACAAGGCGGAAAAGAACCCCTGTCCGAACATATAAGCAGCAAAAATCATTACAAAAAGGAAGAGAAAGAATGAGGAGAATATCTTCTTTGGAGTTATGTTAAATTTGCCTCTTTTGTACTGATTCGATAGTATGAAGATCCCTGATACGACGACCACGAAAGGAATGGCTAAGACTATAATTACCTCAGAAGTTGGGATAGCTATGCCAGGTGCTAATGCCCCCCAAGCGGACATTAAGATTAGGTAGATGATCCCTAATATGCCAAATGAAGTTATCATTGGCTTTGACAGAGGGTGCAAATCATCGGTAGTGTCAATAAAGGGAAGCATTAAGAAATAAACCAGGGGTATTACTGCAAACATGAATGTAGCAGCCAATGGAGACAACGGACCGGCTAAGCTAAAAAACTGAAAATCGACAGCTTTGTACACGAATAAAAGGAACCATGGAGGGTACGGTGGGACAAATGCCGCCAAAGGACTTGATGACGGGACCTGAGGAAATGGGGAAAACAAAGTGGGGACGTTTCCCATTAATGCGAGTATTGAGGGTATGATTATTACAAAAGCGAACGTGAAGAGCGCTATCTGAATTATAAACGCCATATTGTATGGATACCATTTCTTGTACCATGGCTTCTCTGTGTCCACAGATGGGGCCTTATAGTTAGAATCTCTGTGTCTGGGCATCATACCGTTTGCTTCAGCCAGCCAGAAATGAAGGCCGAATATGGCAAAGATACCAACAACCAGAATTATATGCCAAGCCAGCATGTGCTGGAATAAACTTAAACTAGTGCCATTTCCAAAAAAGATAGAATCCAGGTATTTCCCAATGAAAGGAACTGCACCTGCTATTCCACGTCCAACATCCGTTGCGTCTGTGGCAAGAACATCATCAACCATTGAATATCCAAAATACCCTACTCCAACGGTTGTAGCGAGAAGACCAACACCACTCAACCATTGAAGCTGTCTAGGTTTTTTATATGCTCCAAAGAAGTAATTTCGGAACATATGTATGTAAATCAAGAAAATCATCGCGTAAGCACCGTAGAGATGCGTGGTTAACATAAGGGAACCAAACGGTACTGTGTTTATTACTGCCTCAGTTGAGGCGTAGGGATCAGCAGGATTGTAGTATATCAGCAACAGTAACCCAGATATCACTTGATAGACGAACACAATAGAGATGATCGCACCAGTCCAGTACCATATCGACCCCCTTTTCCTCATATAATCGGGTACAGTCTTCAATGGCAAATCGTCTATATGCATAGCATCTGGACCCAAAATGGCTCCCTTCTGCGGCGGTTTAAAAAGCTTTGGTATCTGAAACTTTCCAGGTTTCTGCCTTTGGTCTTCTTTTTCCATATTTTTTTCTCCGTAGATTAAACTGCTACCTCTCCAACACCTGTTGTTGTGGTTCCGGTTGGGAATGGTGTCCCCCCAGAAAGATCGTTTGGTTTACTGTAGATTGTTGGACCAGTCATCATCTTAACTTTATAGATATCAGTTAAGGCATCATAATCAAGAATTACATTAGGAAGAGGCTTTTGTGTTGGTCCCGTAATAACTCCCGCACCGTGCAATGGATCATACGTACTACCATGACAGCTGCAGTGAATATATCCGGTCTCGTTGCTTAAAGTAGGATGTCCAGGAATCGACGCTCCTCCAGGATAATAGTGGATAATTGGCACAATGCACCCCAAATGCTCACATATAGCACTAAATGATATGACAGATTTAAACGGTCCAACACCGGGTGGAGACTTAAACTTTGTTCCTGTAGCGGGGATTAACACGTCGCTTGGAAGAACTGTAACATCTTGTCCTGATTTATTCCTAAGGCGAATCAGAAAGTTTGGATCATTCTGAAGAGGGTAATAGAAAACGTAGGCTATTGAGCTATTGTTTTCAAGATCGGCCGTATGAACTGGTTGATTAGTCGAGCTGTTAACAAGGGTCATCGTTGGAAATGAAGTTAAGCCTGACCGAGGTGCAATCACATTTCCAAGAACACCCCTAACAACACTAGCCGCAGCTACGCCAGCTGACAATACAATCATTGCCTTGAGGAAATTCCGTCTTCCCTTGTCAACTGAATCATCATCCATGAAATTCCCCATGCGATGACCATATAAGTTTTTTTGGTGCATGAATAAGCTAAATACCCGTTATTCCAAATTTCATGAAATAGGTCATGCTTGAAAGATTTACAAGATTACAATATTGAAAAGATTTCTGGAAATCATGAAATCTAAATACTAAGTTGTAATCTATCATTCATGACAAACGATGAAGAAAAGAAAAGAGATGTGTCGATAAAAGGTGTAAGCAAAGAGCTCTATCAAAAAATGATATCCTTTGCGAAGAGCACCGGAAAAAATGTGGGTGAAGTAACGAATGAGGCATACAGAGATTTTCTCTCGACCGTGGAG from Thermoplasmatales archaeon carries:
- a CDS encoding glycosyltransferase; its protein translation is MFKDRRTDFVFQFRSIILTGLSILKGNRSLEILIARSRFLRKKFIKSSKKEIAESNVVVFEGPWHFKTFENDLKGKVVIYDAHNVESRLREKNIFYDEVKELELAISAVADAIFCVTNDDLNDFLKIYSVQREKLFLVPHFQINVGKTWNGSESDSVVFIGSVYSPNIDAVNSIKKMAIKIPEVKFYILGNFPFPFRRDSPKNVIFTGIVSDNQKEDLMCNSFAALNPVTEGSGRNLKMIDYMAHGIPIISTTVGCRGLGGYNIENIIDVCEVDGFIDMILNLKKNKERMMEESRTLIELYDDLKKQEGSSDPEEITRNLLIEKTKNKLR
- a CDS encoding cytochrome bc complex cytochrome b subunit codes for the protein MEKEDQRQKPGKFQIPKLFKPPQKGAILGPDAMHIDDLPLKTVPDYMRKRGSIWYWTGAIISIVFVYQVISGLLLLIYYNPADPYASTEAVINTVPFGSLMLTTHLYGAYAMIFLIYIHMFRNYFFGAYKKPRQLQWLSGVGLLATTVGVGYFGYSMVDDVLATDATDVGRGIAGAVPFIGKYLDSIFFGNGTSLSLFQHMLAWHIILVVGIFAIFGLHFWLAEANGMMPRHRDSNYKAPSVDTEKPWYKKWYPYNMAFIIQIALFTFAFVIIIPSILALMGNVPTLFSPFPQVPSSSPLAAFVPPYPPWFLLFVYKAVDFQFFSLAGPLSPLAATFMFAVIPLVYFLMLPFIDTTDDLHPLSKPMITSFGILGIIYLILMSAWGALAPGIAIPTSEVIIVLAIPFVVVVSGIFILSNQYKRGKFNITPKKIFSSFFLFLFVMIFAAYMFGQGFFSALSDPSGMNVFATLASGGVMMFGAVGTSRSARISEHFDEPPKKVSRNQYRMNKDLAMVISGLLLVSSIVIAYFTFQVPIVGIVGNAQFGIGMGFLMIIAAIIVRIYRAAFYNE
- a CDS encoding glycosyltransferase; amino-acid sequence: MENRTVSIIIPTINEVDNIPKIVENLVSIARGNPTLGITEIVIVDDKSTDGTQQVVEKLANEILDLSIILLERNRKMGLLSAQIDGASVAKGEKVIMMDGDLQHPVDIIPNLIINSRGRDLAIASRYNGGKSVRLPLRGLISRTATFICHVALPITIKVKDPLSGFFIVRRKYVSDLRGKSLVKIKLLPYLIARYRELVISEVPYCFVERENGHSKIVDKRFKFVFQYLFDVFYMMKVNKESRDRSTSNYVNRLSQKARAQKKEEP
- a CDS encoding enoyl-CoA hydratase-related protein, whose protein sequence is MNNVNVDGFSGISFWRENNLGVIVIKTNKNFNMTRNTIDEIILALTSASLDSEVKAVAFTGQNNYFVNSIEADDSETLNLLESVRTLSLSLASFDKPVFSLLNGPCKNSGYEISLLTDYMISTTNNEVGFNNDYEFIMGGSITSQKYKFSIVGIAKENLNVDAVVARENFLGDSVELINRISSRIMVQTRKSRLRHIREVIDDEHLRYIKNRYSDLLKNREVRQKEVID
- a CDS encoding SIS domain-containing protein translates to MDISLEEYIREGLAARSAVDLNKIKLLANRIYESFGEGGKIIAFGNGGSAADAQHFVAELDGHFSVERKAFPAIALTTNTSSITAIGNDYSFDDIFSRPVEALTNKNDVVFGISTSGNSKNVINGILSAKAKGAYTVGLTGKKGGKMRDLVNELFSVQSDLTPIIQEVHIAIIHMICLEIDNKMVKEKV
- a CDS encoding Rieske 2Fe-2S domain-containing protein, which produces MDDDSVDKGRRNFLKAMIVLSAGVAAASVVRGVLGNVIAPRSGLTSFPTMTLVNSSTNQPVHTADLENNSSIAYVFYYPLQNDPNFLIRLRNKSGQDVTVLPSDVLIPATGTKFKSPPGVGPFKSVISFSAICEHLGCIVPIIHYYPGGASIPGHPTLSNETGYIHCSCHGSTYDPLHGAGVITGPTQKPLPNVILDYDALTDIYKVKMMTGPTIYSKPNDLSGGTPFPTGTTTTGVGEVAV